A section of the Rubrobacter naiadicus genome encodes:
- a CDS encoding glycoside hydrolase family 15 protein: MAYLPIEDHGIIGNLRTAALVGRDGTVDWLCLPAFDSPSVFCSILDDEKGGHFRLRPLSHARSQQIYLPDTNVLLTRFLSPEGVVEILDYMPIATGSGHSRLVRSVHAVRGEMPFELECRPAFDYARARHTVSVGGRGAVFRGEDGSVLGLSSKIPLEEGPKGSVRARFTLGEGERTTFVLRGLDGEDDPGEAPSEEVFNRNLNETVSYWRRWISRCNYRGRWQDMVRRSALVLKLMVYDPTGALVAAPTMGLPEQIGGARNYDYRYTWLRDAGFTLYALIKLGFDEEAHNFMGWLRKRCEDGGDGMLQPLYSIDGRSEIEEYTLDHLSGYRGSRPVRVGNAAYKQLQLDLYGAVLDAAYLYNKHGAPLDYDLWKDLRQTIGWLAENWRQPDEGMWEVRGGRQHFVSSKVMCWVALERAVRIARQRGLPAGEGRWVEERDAVYEEVMQQGWSEEKQSFVQHYGSQALDAALLLMPLVKFVGPIDPRWISTLDRIQQELSFDTLVDRYRVGEAADDGFEGAEGSFSLCSFWLVECLTQAGRLDEARLALEKMFSYANHLGLYAEEIGRSGEALGNFPQAFTHLSLISAAIHLDRALGGG, from the coding sequence GTGGCTTACCTTCCGATAGAGGACCATGGCATCATCGGCAACCTGCGCACCGCGGCGCTCGTGGGCAGGGACGGCACCGTAGACTGGCTCTGCCTGCCGGCGTTCGATTCGCCGAGCGTCTTCTGCTCGATCCTGGACGACGAGAAGGGAGGGCACTTCCGGCTGCGCCCGCTCTCGCACGCTCGCAGCCAGCAGATCTACCTGCCCGACACCAACGTGCTGCTCACCCGCTTCCTCTCGCCGGAAGGCGTCGTCGAGATCCTCGACTACATGCCGATCGCCACCGGTTCCGGACACAGCCGTCTGGTACGCAGCGTGCACGCCGTACGCGGCGAGATGCCCTTCGAGCTCGAGTGCCGCCCGGCCTTCGATTACGCCCGCGCCCGGCACACCGTCTCGGTCGGCGGGCGTGGGGCCGTCTTCCGGGGGGAGGACGGCAGCGTCCTCGGCCTCTCTTCGAAGATCCCGCTCGAAGAAGGACCAAAAGGCTCGGTGCGGGCCCGCTTCACGCTGGGGGAGGGCGAACGCACCACGTTCGTCCTGCGCGGGCTCGACGGGGAGGACGACCCCGGGGAGGCACCCTCCGAGGAGGTCTTCAACAGGAACCTCAACGAGACCGTGAGCTACTGGCGGCGTTGGATCTCCCGCTGCAACTACCGCGGGCGCTGGCAGGACATGGTCCGGCGCAGCGCGTTGGTCCTCAAGCTCATGGTCTACGATCCCACCGGGGCACTCGTTGCCGCCCCCACGATGGGGCTGCCCGAGCAGATCGGGGGCGCCCGCAACTACGACTACCGTTATACCTGGCTCAGGGATGCCGGGTTCACCCTCTACGCCCTCATAAAGCTCGGCTTCGACGAAGAGGCCCACAACTTCATGGGCTGGCTCAGGAAACGTTGCGAGGACGGCGGGGATGGCATGCTGCAGCCCCTTTACTCGATCGACGGGAGGAGCGAGATAGAAGAGTACACCCTCGACCACCTCTCCGGATACAGAGGCTCCCGTCCTGTCCGGGTCGGGAACGCTGCCTACAAGCAGCTTCAGCTCGACCTCTACGGCGCGGTCCTCGACGCCGCCTACCTCTACAACAAGCACGGTGCCCCCCTCGATTACGACCTCTGGAAGGATCTGCGCCAGACCATAGGGTGGCTCGCCGAGAACTGGCGTCAGCCGGACGAAGGGATGTGGGAGGTGCGCGGCGGCCGCCAGCACTTCGTCTCTTCGAAGGTGATGTGTTGGGTGGCCCTGGAGAGAGCCGTCCGCATAGCCCGCCAGAGGGGGTTGCCGGCCGGCGAGGGACGCTGGGTCGAAGAGCGCGACGCCGTCTACGAGGAGGTTATGCAGCAGGGGTGGAGCGAGGAGAAGCAGAGCTTCGTCCAGCACTACGGGTCTCAGGCGCTCGACGCGGCGCTGCTCCTGATGCCGCTGGTCAAGTTCGTCGGTCCCATAGACCCGCGTTGGATCTCCACGCTGGACAGGATCCAGCAGGAGCTCTCCTTCGACACCCTCGTCGACCGCTACCGGGTTGGAGAGGCCGCCGACGACGGCTTCGAGGGTGCCGAGGGCAGCTTCAGCCTCTGCTCTTTCTGGCTCGTGGAGTGCCTCACGCAGGCCGGGAGGCTCGACGAGGCCCGACTCGCCCTGGAGAAGATGTTCTCCTATGCCAACCACCTCGGGCTCTACGCCGAGGAGATAGGCCGCAGCGGCGAGGCCCTGGGCAACTTCCCGCAGGCTTTTACACACCTCTCCCTGATCAGCGCGGCCATCCACCTCGACCGTGCTCTGGGAGGCGGCTGA
- a CDS encoding flavin reductase family protein has protein sequence MEPQQESSILEALRHMTHGVYVLATRRGQETSAMTASWVMQAAERPPCVAVAVRNDRYTHDRILESGTFSLSILREDQVDVATHFAETSGEYHDKFQGVPYGLTPGGSPFLLDCLAYLDCRLRDTAHAGDHTVFIGEVTAGDVLETSYPLIYDPGEYEEAIR, from the coding sequence ATGGAACCACAGCAAGAGAGTTCGATCCTCGAAGCGCTGAGGCACATGACCCACGGCGTCTACGTGCTGGCGACCAGGAGAGGGCAGGAGACCAGCGCGATGACCGCCTCGTGGGTCATGCAGGCCGCCGAGCGCCCGCCCTGCGTCGCGGTCGCGGTCAGGAACGACCGCTACACGCACGATCGTATCCTCGAGAGCGGCACCTTCTCGCTCAGCATCCTGCGCGAGGACCAGGTAGACGTGGCCACCCACTTCGCCGAGACGAGCGGCGAGTACCACGACAAGTTCCAGGGCGTTCCCTACGGCCTGACACCCGGAGGCTCGCCGTTTCTGCTCGACTGTCTGGCCTATCTCGACTGCCGACTGCGGGACACCGCGCACGCCGGGGACCACACCGTCTTCATCGGGGAGGTGACGGCGGGAGACGTGCTGGAGACGAGCTATCCCCTGATCTACGACCCCGGCGAGTACGAGGAGGCGATCCGTTAG
- the mobA gene encoding molybdenum cofactor guanylyltransferase has product MLAGGASERMGEDKLLLEVGGLTLVERVYRVLQAACEEVLVVGRDSVPIAGVRFARDLRPGREGPLAGIEAGLHAAAHPVVFVAAGDMPFLSVGLVERLAGLVRGGARAAVPWWEGPHPLCAAYDRTLLPRVSCFLDSGGRAVRGFLGNLERVIYLGEDELSGIGDPSLMLMNVNTPEDLARARRVAG; this is encoded by the coding sequence ATCCTCGCCGGGGGGGCGAGCGAGAGGATGGGCGAGGACAAGCTCCTCCTCGAGGTCGGTGGGCTCACGCTCGTCGAGAGGGTCTACCGGGTGCTGCAGGCTGCCTGCGAGGAAGTGCTCGTCGTCGGGAGGGATTCCGTGCCGATCGCCGGGGTGAGGTTCGCCCGGGACCTCCGGCCGGGCCGCGAGGGACCGCTGGCCGGGATCGAAGCCGGGCTACACGCCGCCGCTCATCCGGTCGTCTTCGTGGCGGCGGGGGACATGCCCTTCCTGTCCGTGGGGCTGGTGGAGAGGCTCGCCGGTCTGGTCCGCGGGGGGGCGCGGGCTGCGGTTCCCTGGTGGGAGGGGCCGCACCCTCTCTGCGCGGCCTATGACAGGACGCTCCTTCCGCGGGTCTCATGCTTCCTGGACTCCGGGGGGAGAGCCGTGCGCGGGTTCCTGGGCAATCTGGAGCGTGTGATCTACTTAGGAGAGGACGAACTCTCCGGGATCGGGGATCCCTCCCTGATGCTCATGAACGTGAACACGCCTGAAGATCTTGCGCGGGCGCGGCGGGTGGCGGGTTGA
- a CDS encoding YdcF family protein, protein MRALFQSLGDLIKLLEAYRNGPPSGPDGAEVAVVLGAQVLRGGRPSATLRARAEHAARLYASGRVRKIIVTGGVGENPPSEAEVMADILRSRGVPDEAILPEKEALSTWDSAWLVADMLHRMGTGSVVLVTDPLHCVRAVEAFGEAGVRALAEPAYESPMWYRKWRRTGQLVREAGAIVWYRFHHRMGSRRPPAPGT, encoded by the coding sequence TTGAGGGCGCTCTTCCAGAGCTTGGGAGACCTGATCAAGCTGCTCGAAGCATACCGGAACGGGCCGCCCTCCGGTCCGGACGGTGCGGAGGTCGCCGTGGTGCTGGGGGCGCAGGTTTTGCGGGGCGGGAGGCCGAGCGCGACCCTCAGGGCCCGGGCCGAGCACGCGGCTCGCCTGTACGCCTCCGGGCGGGTCCGGAAGATCATCGTCACCGGCGGAGTGGGGGAGAATCCACCCAGCGAGGCCGAGGTGATGGCCGATATACTGCGCTCCCGGGGCGTACCCGACGAGGCGATCCTGCCGGAGAAGGAGGCGCTCAGCACCTGGGATTCGGCCTGGCTGGTCGCGGACATGCTGCACCGGATGGGGACGGGATCGGTGGTGCTCGTCACCGACCCGCTGCACTGCGTGCGGGCCGTCGAAGCCTTCGGCGAAGCGGGCGTGCGTGCTCTGGCCGAGCCGGCCTACGAGAGCCCCATGTGGTACAGGAAATGGCGGCGTACGGGGCAGCTCGTGCGCGAGGCGGGGGCGATCGTCTGGTACAGGTTCCATCATCGTATGGGTTCGCGACGTCCTCCCGCGCCGGGCACTTAG
- a CDS encoding carbon-nitrogen hydrolase family protein, with protein MSERRIIAAAVQMSSTPDREENKKTAERLIREAASAGADLVSLPELWSCHGLEKVYRENAESIPGPTTDFLGSLARELGIYLLGGSILEKVPGSTRLHNTSTLFAPSGDLLAVYRKIHLFDVKVADREYLESRTMAPGEQIVTAKAGPATIGLSVCYDVRFPELYRMLALAGAEILMVPAAFTLQTGKDHWELLLRARAVENQAYVVAPAQWGQKADGRWTYGRSMIVDPWGVVLARCPDRDGFALAPLDLGYLERLRAEFPALANRRPEVYRSAL; from the coding sequence ATGAGCGAGCGAAGGATAATCGCGGCCGCGGTGCAGATGTCATCCACCCCGGACAGGGAGGAGAACAAAAAGACGGCGGAGCGCCTCATCCGCGAGGCCGCATCCGCCGGGGCGGATCTGGTGAGCCTGCCCGAGCTCTGGAGCTGCCACGGGCTCGAGAAGGTCTACCGGGAGAACGCCGAAAGCATCCCCGGGCCGACGACCGACTTCCTCGGCTCGCTCGCTCGCGAGCTGGGCATCTACCTGCTCGGCGGCTCGATCCTCGAGAAGGTGCCCGGTTCGACGCGGTTGCACAACACCTCGACCCTTTTCGCTCCGTCGGGGGATCTTCTGGCCGTCTACCGCAAGATACACCTCTTCGACGTGAAGGTGGCGGACAGAGAGTACCTGGAGAGCAGAACCATGGCGCCTGGGGAACAGATCGTGACGGCGAAGGCGGGGCCGGCCACCATCGGTCTCTCGGTCTGCTACGACGTCCGCTTCCCCGAGCTCTACCGCATGCTCGCGCTCGCCGGCGCGGAGATCCTGATGGTCCCGGCAGCCTTCACGCTGCAGACTGGGAAGGACCACTGGGAGCTTTTGTTGCGGGCGCGGGCCGTCGAGAACCAGGCGTACGTCGTCGCCCCGGCGCAGTGGGGACAGAAGGCCGACGGGCGCTGGACCTACGGGCGCAGCATGATCGTCGACCCGTGGGGGGTGGTGCTCGCGCGGTGTCCGGACAGGGACGGCTTCGCGCTCGCCCCGCTCGATCTGGGGTACCTGGAGCGTCTGAGGGCCGAGTTCCCGGCGCTCGCCAACCGCCGCCCCGAGGTCTACCGGAGCGCTCTCTAG
- a CDS encoding alpha/beta hydrolase has protein sequence MALEEVEGPPGPPWDRPLRGRFERLTVESGILADNPLGDPSRRPLYVYVPPEIDSGGTFASIYVIQGFTGQLDMWLNRSAFEPTVVERVDELFSSGSCPPAIVVFVDAWTSYGGSQFINSASTGRYMDYLCDEVVPFIDGRYPTAASREHRGLTGKSSGGYGAMVVPMLRPDVFGALASHAGDALFEACYLPDFPKTARILRDHFEGSWETFFERFRKAETMEFERHGVPLEVYGYAACYSPDEENPGKALLPFETETGRLVEEVWERWLEWDPVRMAPRYGEELTSMRTIYLDAGKSDEWYLDLGARAFARELEKLGIEHTLELFDGGHMGIQYRYPRAIAALARVLDPG, from the coding sequence GTGGCGCTCGAGGAGGTGGAGGGCCCTCCGGGCCCTCCCTGGGACCGTCCCCTGAGAGGCCGATTCGAGCGCCTGACGGTCGAGTCCGGGATCCTCGCGGACAACCCCCTCGGAGATCCCTCCCGCCGTCCGCTCTACGTCTACGTGCCCCCGGAGATCGACTCCGGGGGCACCTTCGCCTCCATCTACGTGATACAGGGCTTCACCGGCCAGCTCGACATGTGGCTCAACCGCAGCGCGTTCGAACCGACGGTCGTAGAACGCGTGGACGAGCTCTTCTCCTCCGGCTCCTGCCCCCCGGCGATAGTCGTCTTCGTCGACGCGTGGACCTCATACGGAGGGTCGCAGTTCATAAACTCCGCGTCCACCGGACGCTACATGGACTACCTCTGCGACGAGGTGGTCCCGTTCATCGACGGCCGCTACCCGACCGCCGCTTCCCGCGAGCACCGCGGGCTCACCGGCAAATCGAGCGGGGGCTACGGGGCGATGGTGGTCCCGATGCTCCGTCCGGACGTCTTCGGGGCGCTCGCCTCCCACGCGGGCGATGCCCTCTTCGAGGCCTGTTACCTGCCGGACTTCCCGAAGACGGCCCGCATCCTCAGGGACCACTTCGAGGGATCGTGGGAGACCTTCTTCGAGCGCTTCCGCAAGGCCGAGACGATGGAGTTCGAGCGCCACGGCGTGCCGCTCGAGGTCTACGGCTACGCGGCCTGCTACTCGCCCGACGAGGAGAACCCCGGAAAGGCGCTCCTCCCGTTCGAGACCGAGACCGGGCGTCTCGTCGAAGAGGTCTGGGAGAGGTGGCTCGAGTGGGATCCGGTCCGGATGGCGCCACGATACGGCGAAGAGCTGACGAGCATGCGCACCATCTATCTGGACGCCGGCAAGTCGGACGAGTGGTATCTCGACCTCGGCGCGCGGGCCTTCGCCCGGGAGCTCGAGAAGCTCGGGATAGAACACACCCTTGAGCTCTTCGACGGAGGACACATGGGAATCCAGTATCGTTATCCCCGCGCGATAGCAGCCCTCGCGAGGGTACTCGATCCCGGCTAG
- a CDS encoding nicotinate phosphoribosyltransferase, producing MGEIGIDRFNSATEEEIKSAKVADSYFHRTMEVLKSRGLEDTPVCMEVSYKSSNEDEWFVVAGLDEVAYLLEDVEVDARAVPEGTICRPHEPILALSGPYGAFAEHETAILGFLCQASGVATAAAKCRLAAGDRPVISFGARRMHPSVAPVIERSAYLGGCDMVAVDLATKRLGIPATGTLPHALVLILGSTAEAAKAFDEVMGPEVPRTILIDTFDDETVGALEAARAIPDSITAVRLDTPGNRRGDFRDLMREVRWELDRNGFSHVKLFASGGIDVEYILHLNPVCDAYGVGGAIASAPMIDYSMDIVEVAGEDRHKRGKRGGRKRLLELRDGSHLVIPEGADAPEGARDLLRPLSELYASPPDLSALRERVLRQLETGNFPLY from the coding sequence GTGGGTGAGATCGGCATCGACAGGTTCAACTCGGCCACCGAGGAGGAGATAAAGTCGGCCAAGGTGGCCGACTCGTACTTCCACCGCACGATGGAGGTTCTCAAGTCACGCGGCCTGGAAGACACCCCGGTGTGCATGGAGGTCTCCTACAAGAGCTCCAACGAGGACGAGTGGTTCGTGGTGGCCGGCCTAGATGAGGTGGCGTACCTGCTCGAAGACGTGGAGGTGGACGCACGCGCGGTCCCGGAGGGGACGATCTGCCGCCCGCACGAGCCGATCCTCGCCCTCTCCGGTCCCTACGGCGCGTTCGCCGAGCACGAGACGGCGATCCTGGGGTTCCTCTGCCAGGCCTCGGGGGTGGCGACCGCCGCAGCCAAATGCCGGCTCGCAGCGGGCGACCGCCCGGTGATCTCGTTCGGGGCGCGCAGGATGCACCCCTCGGTCGCGCCGGTGATCGAACGCTCCGCCTACCTCGGAGGCTGCGACATGGTCGCGGTAGACCTCGCGACCAAGCGGCTCGGCATCCCGGCGACCGGCACGCTGCCGCACGCGCTCGTCCTGATCCTGGGCTCGACGGCGGAGGCGGCGAAGGCGTTCGACGAGGTGATGGGCCCGGAGGTGCCGCGTACGATCCTCATAGACACCTTCGACGACGAGACCGTGGGCGCGCTGGAGGCCGCCCGGGCGATCCCGGACTCCATAACCGCCGTTCGGCTAGACACCCCGGGCAACCGGCGCGGGGACTTCCGGGACCTGATGCGCGAGGTACGCTGGGAGCTCGACCGCAACGGCTTCTCGCACGTGAAGCTCTTCGCCTCGGGCGGGATAGACGTGGAGTACATCCTGCACCTCAACCCGGTCTGCGACGCCTACGGGGTGGGCGGGGCGATCGCCTCCGCCCCGATGATCGACTACTCGATGGACATCGTCGAGGTGGCGGGGGAGGACCGGCACAAGCGGGGCAAGCGCGGGGGGCGCAAGCGCCTCCTGGAGCTGCGCGACGGCTCTCATCTGGTGATTCCCGAGGGAGCAGATGCCCCCGAGGGAGCGAGGGACCTCCTCAGGCCGCTCTCCGAGCTCTACGCCTCCCCTCCGGACCTCTCGGCCCTGCGCGAGAGGGTGCTGAGACAGCTCGAGACGGGCAACTTCCCCCTCTACTAG
- a CDS encoding metal-dependent hydrolase: protein MLGGTRITYLGHATFRITTAGDEQIIIDPFLTDNPQTPDELKQVGELDTILVTHGHFDHIADAVPLAQQTGATVVANFEICNWLGTKGVENTFPLNKGGTGQVGGVKITAVNAHHASSITEEDGTVIYAGEPCGFVLEFESGFKLYHAGDTAIFGDMRLIGELYGPDLALLPIGDRLVMSPFEAAHAARLLGVRHAVPIHYGTFPFLPGTPEEFKKQAQSIAPDLIVHVMKPGEELSS, encoded by the coding sequence ATGCTCGGTGGCACCCGGATAACCTACCTCGGACACGCAACGTTCCGTATCACCACGGCGGGTGACGAGCAGATCATCATAGACCCCTTCCTCACCGACAACCCCCAGACGCCCGACGAGCTCAAACAGGTCGGAGAGCTCGACACCATCCTCGTCACCCACGGACACTTCGACCACATCGCGGACGCCGTCCCCCTCGCGCAGCAGACCGGGGCCACGGTCGTCGCGAACTTCGAGATATGCAACTGGCTCGGCACCAAAGGCGTGGAGAACACCTTCCCGCTGAACAAGGGCGGCACCGGGCAGGTCGGCGGGGTGAAGATAACAGCCGTCAACGCCCACCACGCCTCCTCGATCACCGAAGAGGACGGGACCGTGATCTACGCCGGGGAGCCCTGCGGGTTCGTGCTGGAGTTCGAGAGCGGCTTCAAGCTCTACCACGCCGGCGACACGGCGATCTTCGGAGACATGCGCCTGATCGGCGAGCTCTACGGACCGGACCTGGCGCTGCTCCCGATCGGGGACCGGCTCGTGATGAGCCCGTTCGAGGCGGCGCACGCGGCGAGGCTGCTCGGCGTGCGTCACGCGGTGCCCATCCACTACGGTACCTTCCCGTTCCTGCCGGGGACGCCGGAGGAGTTCAAGAAGCAGGCGCAGAGCATCGCGCCGGACCTCATAGTCCACGTCATGAAGCCGGGAGAAGAGCTCTCCTCCTAA
- a CDS encoding lysylphosphatidylglycerol synthase transmembrane domain-containing protein → MKRETHHHIRQTLLGLGGGVLFSAIALIIVARELRGESVEITGVAPLAAAVFFAIFTWFVQGAMFSVLLKPLVGRYEYRGMIRLYLASHSVGDITPFMGGEVPYEVWGLSRAGLSPGMGGALLAVKAILNFTVLVSGTVVGFLLYGGYFSIKDSGKILLAIAVGAVLVWVIVAFVLRRRGEGARRPTGGSGEDGDWRQKARAFYADLRSGFMEIWRKEPGAIFVCTGLHIVYWLSYTAIGALALMAGGWNGNPLEAMAAQFVVYLLLPLSPTPGGSGAAELGFAALVGSGSGGSLLAGIMIWRSLSYYLPMVIGAFFVGRDINEGLLSRLESLREH, encoded by the coding sequence TTGAAGAGGGAGACTCACCACCACATAAGACAGACGCTCCTCGGGCTCGGCGGCGGCGTGCTCTTCAGCGCCATCGCGCTCATCATCGTTGCACGCGAGCTCAGGGGCGAGAGCGTGGAGATCACCGGCGTCGCTCCTCTGGCGGCGGCCGTCTTCTTCGCCATTTTCACCTGGTTCGTGCAGGGAGCGATGTTCTCCGTGCTCTTGAAGCCGCTCGTCGGGCGCTACGAGTACCGCGGTATGATCCGCCTCTACCTGGCATCGCATTCGGTCGGGGACATCACCCCGTTCATGGGCGGGGAGGTGCCCTACGAAGTATGGGGGTTGAGCCGGGCAGGGCTCTCGCCCGGGATGGGCGGGGCCCTTCTGGCGGTCAAGGCCATCCTGAACTTCACGGTCTTGGTCTCAGGTACGGTGGTGGGGTTCTTGCTCTACGGCGGTTACTTCTCGATCAAGGACAGCGGGAAGATCCTGCTCGCCATCGCTGTAGGAGCGGTGTTGGTGTGGGTGATCGTGGCTTTTGTTCTCCGCCGCAGGGGAGAGGGCGCGAGGCGTCCGACCGGTGGTTCCGGGGAGGATGGCGACTGGCGACAGAAGGCAAGGGCGTTCTACGCGGACCTCCGCTCGGGTTTCATGGAGATCTGGCGCAAGGAGCCGGGAGCGATCTTCGTGTGCACGGGGCTGCACATCGTCTACTGGCTCTCCTACACGGCGATCGGAGCGCTGGCGCTCATGGCCGGCGGCTGGAATGGCAACCCGCTGGAGGCCATGGCGGCGCAGTTCGTCGTGTACCTTCTCCTGCCGCTCTCTCCGACGCCGGGCGGGAGCGGAGCCGCAGAGCTGGGGTTCGCCGCCCTGGTCGGCTCCGGCTCCGGGGGATCGCTGCTCGCGGGGATCATGATCTGGCGGAGCCTGAGCTACTACCTCCCGATGGTGATCGGGGCTTTCTTCGTCGGACGGGACATAAACGAGGGGCTGCTCTCACGGTTGGAGAGCCTCAGAGAACACTGA
- a CDS encoding PrsW family intramembrane metalloprotease, translating to MSSTIAGIGVLQAVVYLLFIRAVDLYEREPLSYVVAVFVWGFTVAVFVSVVFESILQYTLGVMTSARFAHALTAVLGAPVIEECAKGAALFLVFLFSLLLARSRGEMEFSGVMDGIVYGSAVGFGFSLAEDLLYYVQFGPETFVVRRIFGGFGHAAFTSLTGVGIGLVPWVRTLPAKVALPLLGLVGAMLLHAAFNLTATLFGALAYAFLFLVVLAYLVLIILWLAFERRVIRQELCEEARTGTIDPREYPLMPTYFRRKLHYARLLSRGRFGHWRTDRRVHAAAVDLAFTKRLARRSGDPARRERVERLRERILQLRGVSVGEPEGL from the coding sequence TTGAGCTCCACAATAGCAGGCATAGGCGTGCTGCAGGCGGTGGTCTACCTGCTCTTCATCCGGGCCGTCGATCTCTACGAGCGCGAGCCGCTCTCCTACGTGGTGGCGGTCTTCGTGTGGGGGTTTACGGTCGCGGTCTTCGTCTCGGTCGTGTTCGAATCCATCCTGCAATACACGCTCGGGGTGATGACCAGCGCGCGCTTCGCGCACGCCCTGACGGCGGTCCTGGGAGCGCCGGTGATAGAGGAGTGCGCGAAGGGGGCTGCGCTCTTTCTGGTTTTCCTCTTCTCCCTGCTGCTCGCCCGTTCCCGGGGGGAGATGGAGTTCTCCGGCGTGATGGACGGCATAGTCTACGGCTCGGCGGTCGGTTTCGGTTTTTCGCTGGCCGAGGATCTCCTCTACTACGTGCAGTTCGGTCCCGAGACCTTCGTGGTGCGCCGGATCTTCGGCGGCTTCGGGCATGCCGCCTTCACCTCGCTCACCGGTGTCGGGATAGGGCTCGTGCCATGGGTGCGCACGCTTCCGGCGAAGGTCGCGCTCCCGCTTCTCGGGCTGGTCGGGGCGATGTTGCTTCACGCCGCATTCAACCTGACCGCCACGCTCTTCGGAGCCCTGGCGTATGCTTTCCTCTTTCTCGTGGTCCTCGCGTACCTCGTCCTGATAATCCTCTGGCTGGCCTTCGAGCGACGCGTCATCCGACAGGAACTCTGCGAAGAGGCCCGGACCGGAACGATAGACCCGCGGGAGTACCCCCTCATGCCCACCTACTTCAGGCGCAAGCTGCACTACGCGCGGCTGCTCTCACGGGGGAGGTTCGGGCACTGGAGGACCGACCGGAGGGTGCACGCGGCGGCGGTGGATCTGGCCTTCACCAAGCGTCTCGCCCGTCGAAGCGGCGATCCGGCGCGGCGCGAACGGGTGGAGAGGCTCCGGGAGCGGATCTTGCAGTTGAGAGGGGTGAGCGTGGGGGAGCCGGAGGGACTCTGA
- the rocF gene encoding arginase, protein MRTTERPVGIFGVPMDLGQSRRGVDMGPSAIRYARLQGALKELGYEVEDLGNAGVPLPELVEDGEGIRHLESIRVVCAEVCEKAAAVASEGMTPVFLGGDHSISIGTVSGVARAGRTGVIWIDAHADFNTPETSPSGNIHGMPLAVLAGYGDPRLVEIGGEGASVRPEDVVIVGLRSVDPEEQKLLRKSGVTVFTMKEIDAYGVASVVRRALGKLSGLERVHVSLDLDAVDPEIAPGVGTPVRGGLTYREAHLVMELISESGLLTSLDVVEVNPILDVRNGTAELAVELVASLMGRQIIGLPDTPSGGGGSG, encoded by the coding sequence TTGCGCACGACCGAAAGACCCGTTGGCATATTCGGCGTACCGATGGACCTTGGACAGAGCCGCAGGGGTGTCGATATGGGGCCGAGCGCCATCCGCTACGCCCGGCTGCAGGGCGCCCTGAAGGAGCTGGGCTACGAGGTGGAGGATCTCGGCAACGCGGGCGTACCGCTTCCCGAGCTCGTCGAGGACGGTGAGGGTATACGGCACCTTGAGAGCATAAGGGTGGTCTGTGCCGAGGTTTGCGAAAAAGCCGCCGCGGTCGCCTCCGAGGGGATGACGCCGGTCTTCCTCGGCGGTGACCACTCGATCTCCATCGGGACCGTCTCTGGGGTGGCCAGGGCCGGCAGGACGGGCGTCATCTGGATCGACGCCCACGCCGACTTCAACACACCGGAGACCTCCCCCTCGGGGAACATCCACGGGATGCCGCTCGCGGTGCTCGCCGGATACGGTGACCCGCGGCTGGTGGAGATAGGAGGCGAAGGAGCGAGCGTACGTCCCGAGGACGTGGTGATCGTCGGGCTGAGGTCTGTAGACCCCGAGGAGCAGAAGCTGCTCCGGAAATCCGGTGTCACGGTTTTCACGATGAAGGAGATAGACGCCTACGGGGTGGCAAGCGTGGTCCGCCGGGCGCTCGGGAAACTCTCCGGTCTCGAGCGGGTGCACGTCTCCCTCGACCTAGACGCGGTGGATCCGGAGATAGCCCCGGGGGTGGGTACGCCGGTGCGTGGAGGGTTGACGTATCGTGAGGCGCATCTCGTGATGGAGCTCATCAGCGAGTCGGGGCTTCTTACCTCGCTGGACGTCGTGGAAGTCAACCCCATCCTGGACGTGCGCAACGGTACCGCGGAGCTCGCGGTGGAGCTGGTCGCCAGCCTGATGGGGCGTCAGATAATAGGGCTGCCGGATACTCCCTCCGGAGGCGGCGGGTCTGGATAG